A part of Geothrix oryzae genomic DNA contains:
- a CDS encoding DUF4139 domain-containing protein yields the protein MRPALLLAVLPSLLAAQETITTLKDQKALAVTIYNDNLALVKDLREVRLSKGEARLAFQEVSAQIRPETALLRNLTTPKDFWVAEQNFDFDLLTPQKLLEKYVGEKVTVVRTMPNDSGAGSKEVREEATVLATNNGTVLQFADRIETSVPGRLIYPKVPGNLRARPTLVITLNSAADRAQQLELSYLTGGLSWRADYVANLAPDEKTLDLSGWVTLTNQSGAAYPNATLQLVAGDVNRAKQRPDRAYAVGAMMERAVAPAPKMAEESLFEYHLYTLDRPTTLAVNQTKQVALLSAGGVPVRKEYLLQGQTYYYSGNYGDLGEKQKVGVFVEFDNKESSRLGMPLPKGILRVYKRDSEGRAQFVGEDNVDHTPKNELVRLKLGEAFDLTGKRKQTDYKSLGRQGKFGSVHESAFEIVLKNAKKEAVTVSVLEPLPGDWDILQSSHPAVKEAAGTARFKVAVPAEGSATLTYRVRVKW from the coding sequence ATGCGCCCCGCCCTGCTGCTCGCTGTCCTGCCGTCGCTCCTGGCCGCCCAGGAGACCATCACCACGCTCAAGGATCAGAAGGCCCTGGCGGTGACGATCTACAACGACAACCTGGCCCTGGTGAAGGACCTGCGCGAGGTGCGGCTGTCCAAGGGCGAGGCCCGGCTGGCTTTCCAGGAGGTTTCGGCCCAGATCCGGCCCGAGACGGCCCTGCTGCGCAACCTCACGACTCCGAAGGATTTCTGGGTGGCGGAGCAGAACTTCGACTTCGACTTGCTCACGCCCCAGAAACTGCTGGAGAAGTATGTCGGAGAGAAGGTGACGGTGGTGCGCACCATGCCCAACGACTCCGGCGCGGGATCGAAGGAGGTGCGCGAGGAGGCCACGGTGTTGGCCACCAACAACGGGACCGTGCTGCAGTTCGCGGATCGCATCGAAACCAGCGTTCCCGGCCGCCTCATCTACCCGAAGGTGCCCGGCAACCTGCGGGCCCGGCCCACCCTGGTCATTACCCTGAACAGCGCCGCCGACCGGGCCCAGCAGCTGGAGCTGAGCTACCTGACGGGCGGCCTCTCCTGGCGCGCCGACTATGTGGCCAACCTAGCCCCGGACGAGAAGACACTGGATCTCAGCGGCTGGGTGACCCTCACCAACCAGAGCGGGGCCGCCTATCCCAACGCCACCCTCCAGCTCGTGGCGGGGGATGTGAACCGGGCGAAACAGCGCCCCGACCGGGCCTATGCCGTGGGCGCCATGATGGAAAGGGCCGTCGCTCCGGCGCCGAAGATGGCCGAGGAAAGCCTCTTCGAATACCACCTCTACACCCTGGACCGCCCCACCACCCTGGCCGTGAACCAGACCAAGCAGGTGGCCCTGCTGAGCGCCGGCGGCGTGCCGGTCCGCAAGGAATACCTGCTTCAGGGCCAGACTTACTACTACTCCGGCAACTACGGCGACCTGGGCGAGAAGCAGAAGGTGGGCGTGTTCGTGGAGTTCGACAACAAGGAATCCAGCCGCCTGGGCATGCCCCTGCCCAAGGGCATCCTCCGCGTCTACAAGCGCGACAGCGAGGGCCGCGCCCAGTTCGTGGGCGAGGACAATGTGGACCACACGCCCAAGAACGAGCTGGTGCGCCTGAAACTGGGCGAGGCCTTCGACTTGACAGGCAAGCGCAAGCAGACCGACTACAAGAGCCTGGGCCGCCAGGGGAAGTTCGGCAGCGTCCACGAAAGCGCCTTCGAGATCGTCCTGAAGAACGCCAAGAAGGAAGCCGTCACCGTGAGCGTGCTGGAACCCCTGCCGGGCGACTGGGACATCCTGCAGAGCAGCCACCCCGCCGTCAAAGAAGCCGCTGGAACCGCCCGGTTCAAGGTGGCCGTGCCCGCCGAGGGCAGCGCCACGCTGACCTATCGGGTGCGGGTGAAGTGGTAG
- a CDS encoding YggS family pyridoxal phosphate-dependent enzyme, with product MSLAERIEGLRARIRRACEAAGRDPGSVELLPVSKKQPLALIQEAAALGFGRFGENYVQEGADKAAAAPNLAFILLGPLQRNKAKPALQHFAEIQSLDRPELAERLRHLAEELTVVRPVWIQVDLWGEATKLGGCAETDLPELLAALGGDPRLPLRGLMAIPPPDDEAAFTQLAGLRERLQQELGLALRLSMGMSADLEAAVKAGSDQIRIGTAFFGERRY from the coding sequence GTGAGCCTGGCCGAGCGCATCGAGGGGCTGCGGGCCCGCATCCGCCGCGCCTGCGAGGCGGCGGGCCGCGACCCGGGCAGCGTCGAACTGCTGCCGGTCTCCAAGAAACAACCCCTGGCTCTGATCCAGGAGGCCGCGGCCCTCGGCTTCGGTCGCTTCGGCGAGAACTATGTGCAGGAAGGCGCCGACAAGGCCGCCGCGGCGCCGAACCTCGCCTTCATCCTCCTGGGGCCCCTCCAGCGGAACAAGGCCAAGCCGGCCCTTCAGCACTTCGCGGAGATCCAGAGCCTCGACCGCCCCGAACTCGCCGAGCGCCTGCGCCACCTGGCCGAAGAGCTCACCGTCGTGCGGCCCGTCTGGATCCAGGTGGACCTCTGGGGCGAGGCCACCAAGCTGGGCGGTTGTGCAGAGACCGATCTGCCCGAACTGCTCGCAGCCCTGGGCGGTGATCCGCGCCTCCCCCTCCGCGGCCTCATGGCCATTCCGCCTCCGGACGACGAGGCCGCCTTCACCCAGCTGGCGGGCCTGCGCGAACGCCTTCAGCAGGAACTCGGTCTGGCCCTCCGCCTCAGCATGGGCATGAGCGCCGACCTCGAAGCCGCCGTGAAGGCCGGTTCCGACCAGATCCGCATCGGCACGGCCTTCTTCGGTGAGCGCCGGTACTGA
- a CDS encoding zinc ribbon domain-containing protein, producing the protein MEHLATLRDLQATLDYLRTIERDLSALPPDLATLDARLKAIEKQTADKTKALDTARTYIQLKSKELIQAEKDEERARAAVKTTSQKIQYTAAIRELDEKERMRSQIARPLKALETEAKALEQALAALEAERTTLQAQFDELHGVFLDEHANQVEGRKKLKAQQAALEAKLAPPEVARFHRLAHARQGRVVVPVENGACSGCHVKLRGPFLFQLKEAKGAVVCESCQRILFLP; encoded by the coding sequence ATGGAACACTTGGCGACCCTGCGCGACCTGCAAGCCACCCTGGACTACCTCCGAACCATCGAACGAGACCTATCGGCCCTGCCTCCGGATCTTGCGACGCTGGACGCCCGCCTCAAGGCCATCGAAAAACAGACCGCCGACAAGACCAAGGCCCTCGACACCGCCCGGACCTACATCCAGCTGAAATCCAAGGAACTGATCCAGGCCGAGAAGGACGAAGAGCGCGCCCGCGCCGCGGTCAAGACCACCAGCCAGAAGATCCAGTACACCGCCGCCATCCGCGAGCTGGACGAGAAGGAGCGCATGCGCTCGCAGATCGCCCGGCCCCTGAAGGCCCTCGAGACCGAGGCCAAGGCGCTCGAGCAGGCCCTGGCGGCGCTCGAAGCCGAGCGGACCACCCTTCAGGCCCAATTCGACGAACTGCACGGCGTATTCCTCGATGAGCACGCCAACCAGGTGGAAGGGCGCAAGAAGCTCAAGGCCCAGCAGGCCGCCCTCGAAGCCAAGCTGGCACCACCCGAAGTGGCCCGTTTCCATCGCCTGGCCCACGCCCGCCAGGGACGCGTGGTCGTCCCCGTCGAGAACGGCGCCTGCTCCGGATGCCATGTCAAGCTCCGCGGCCCCTTCCTCTTCCAGCTGAAGGAAGCCAAGGGCGCCGTGGTCTGCGAGTCCTGCCAGCGGATCCTCTTCCTGCCGTGA
- a CDS encoding co-chaperone GroES: MAIKPLSDRVVLKRVDAAETVKGGIIIPDTAKEKPMEAEVVAVGEGKINENGTRNPMSVAAGQKVLIGKYSGTEVKIDGVDHVIVREDEILAIVG; encoded by the coding sequence ATGGCCATCAAGCCTCTGTCCGACCGCGTGGTGCTCAAGCGCGTCGACGCAGCCGAAACCGTCAAGGGCGGCATCATCATCCCCGACACCGCCAAGGAGAAGCCCATGGAGGCTGAAGTGGTGGCCGTCGGCGAGGGCAAGATCAACGAGAACGGCACCCGCAACCCCATGTCCGTGGCGGCTGGCCAGAAGGTGCTGATCGGCAAGTACAGCGGCACGGAAGTGAAGATCGACGGCGTCGATCATGTGATCGTGCGCGAAGACGAGATTCTCGCGATCGTCGGCTAA
- the groL gene encoding chaperonin GroEL (60 kDa chaperone family; promotes refolding of misfolded polypeptides especially under stressful conditions; forms two stacked rings of heptamers to form a barrel-shaped 14mer; ends can be capped by GroES; misfolded proteins enter the barrel where they are refolded when GroES binds) has product MAKSIIYAEDARQAILRGVNKLADAVQVTLGPKGRNVLIEKKFGSPLMTKDGVTVAKEIELKDKHENMGAQLVREVASKTSDIAGDGTTTATVLARAIYREGIKAVVSGANTMEIKKGIDLAVDTVVAAIDEIKKPVEGNAIAQVGTISANGDAEIGKIIAEAMAKVGKDGVITVEEAKGRDTELTVVEGMQFDRGYLSPYFVTNPDQMKVELENPYILAYEKKVSNMRDLLPLLEQVVNSRRPLLIIAEDVDGEALATLVVNKIRGTLNVAAVKAPGFGDRRKAMLEDIAILTGGKAISEDLGLKLENLTLADLGSAKKIVIDKENTTIVEGAGASEAIQGRVKQIRAQVEVSTSDYDKEKLQERLAKLVGGVAVIKVGAASETEMKEKKARVEDAMHATKAAVEDGIVAGGGVALLRSLTKLAALKLTGDQATGVDIVRKSLEEPLRQIANNAGVEGSVVVNAVREGKDNYGYNAATNEYGDMVKFGVVDPAKVTKSALRNAASVASMMLTTEAIITEIPEPKAAAPAGPGMGGMEDMY; this is encoded by the coding sequence ATGGCCAAGTCCATCATCTATGCCGAAGATGCCCGTCAGGCGATCCTGCGCGGCGTGAACAAGCTCGCCGACGCCGTGCAGGTCACCCTCGGCCCCAAAGGCCGCAATGTCCTCATCGAGAAGAAGTTCGGCTCCCCGCTAATGACCAAGGACGGTGTCACCGTCGCCAAGGAGATCGAGCTCAAGGACAAGCACGAGAACATGGGCGCCCAGCTGGTGCGTGAGGTCGCCTCCAAGACCTCCGACATCGCCGGCGACGGCACCACCACCGCCACCGTGCTGGCCCGCGCCATCTACCGCGAGGGCATCAAGGCCGTCGTGAGCGGCGCCAACACCATGGAGATCAAGAAGGGCATCGACCTCGCCGTCGATACCGTCGTGGCCGCCATCGACGAGATCAAGAAGCCCGTCGAGGGCAACGCCATCGCCCAGGTCGGCACCATCTCCGCCAACGGCGACGCCGAGATCGGCAAGATCATCGCCGAGGCCATGGCCAAGGTCGGCAAGGACGGCGTCATCACGGTGGAAGAGGCCAAGGGTCGCGACACCGAGCTGACCGTGGTCGAGGGCATGCAGTTCGACCGTGGCTACCTCAGCCCCTACTTCGTGACCAACCCCGACCAGATGAAGGTCGAGCTGGAGAACCCCTACATTCTCGCCTACGAGAAGAAGGTCTCGAACATGCGCGACCTCCTGCCCCTGCTGGAGCAGGTCGTCAACAGCCGCCGCCCCCTGCTGATCATCGCCGAGGATGTGGACGGCGAAGCGCTGGCCACCCTCGTGGTGAACAAGATCCGCGGCACCCTGAATGTGGCCGCCGTGAAGGCTCCCGGCTTCGGCGACCGCCGCAAGGCCATGCTCGAGGACATCGCCATCCTGACCGGCGGCAAGGCCATCAGCGAGGATCTGGGCCTCAAGCTCGAGAACCTCACGCTGGCTGACCTCGGCAGCGCCAAGAAGATCGTCATCGACAAGGAGAACACCACCATCGTCGAGGGCGCCGGCGCCAGCGAGGCCATCCAGGGCCGCGTGAAGCAGATCCGCGCGCAGGTCGAGGTCTCCACCAGCGACTACGACAAGGAGAAGCTGCAGGAGCGTCTGGCCAAGCTCGTGGGCGGCGTCGCCGTCATCAAGGTGGGCGCGGCTTCCGAGACCGAGATGAAGGAGAAGAAGGCCCGCGTGGAAGACGCCATGCACGCCACCAAGGCCGCCGTCGAGGACGGCATCGTGGCCGGCGGCGGCGTCGCGCTGCTCCGCAGCCTGACCAAGCTCGCCGCGCTGAAGCTCACCGGCGACCAGGCCACGGGCGTGGACATCGTCCGCAAGTCCCTGGAGGAGCCCCTCCGCCAGATCGCCAACAACGCCGGCGTCGAAGGCTCCGTGGTCGTCAATGCCGTCCGCGAGGGCAAGGACAACTACGGCTACAACGCCGCCACCAACGAGTACGGCGACATGGTGAAGTTCGGCGTGGTCGATCCCGCCAAGGTGACCAAGTCCGCCCTGCGCAATGCCGCCTCCGTGGCCTCCATGATGCTGACCACTGAAGCCATCATCACCGAGATCCCCGAGCCCAAGGCCGCTGCCCCCGCGGGCCCCGGCATGGGCGGCATGGAAGACATGTATTAA
- a CDS encoding 4Fe-4S dicluster domain-containing protein gives MGMGLLFDATRCIGCGACSSACKEQNKLPGKVEEVLTAYTWTTVQEKEGLNVRRMCMHCEVPTCASVCPVAALKKTPEGPVVYDAERCMGCRYCMMACPFEIPKYQWDRPVPVVGKCILCAGRLKEGKPTACAEACPAEATIFGKKEDLIWEARTRIRQKPGAYVDHIYGLTEAGGTSVMMISSAPFDKLGLKSNLPADPPAMRTWQVLSNIPDFVGVWGVFLYGVHWITARRVDVAKAESNGNGHNHGREDRS, from the coding sequence ATGGGCATGGGCCTTCTCTTCGACGCTACGCGCTGCATCGGATGCGGCGCCTGCAGCTCCGCGTGCAAGGAGCAGAACAAGCTACCGGGCAAGGTAGAGGAGGTGTTGACGGCCTATACCTGGACCACGGTCCAGGAAAAGGAAGGCCTCAATGTCCGCCGCATGTGCATGCACTGCGAGGTGCCGACCTGCGCCTCCGTCTGCCCCGTCGCCGCCCTGAAGAAAACGCCCGAGGGGCCGGTGGTCTACGATGCCGAGCGCTGCATGGGCTGCCGCTACTGCATGATGGCCTGCCCCTTCGAAATTCCGAAGTACCAGTGGGACCGGCCGGTGCCCGTGGTGGGGAAGTGCATCCTGTGCGCGGGGCGCCTGAAGGAGGGCAAACCCACGGCCTGCGCCGAGGCCTGCCCGGCGGAGGCCACCATCTTCGGCAAGAAGGAGGACCTGATCTGGGAGGCCCGGACGCGCATCCGGCAGAAGCCGGGCGCCTATGTGGACCATATCTACGGGCTCACGGAAGCGGGCGGCACCTCGGTGATGATGATTTCCAGCGCCCCCTTCGACAAGCTGGGCCTCAAGTCGAACCTGCCCGCCGATCCTCCGGCCATGCGCACCTGGCAGGTGCTCTCCAACATCCCCGATTTCGTGGGCGTATGGGGCGTCTTCCTCTACGGAGTCCACTGGATCACGGCCCGCCGCGTGGATGTGGCCAAGGCGGAATCCAACGGCAACGGACACAACCACGGTCGGGAGGACCGGTCATGA
- the nrfD gene encoding NrfD/PsrC family molybdoenzyme membrane anchor subunit has translation MNTLATLAPRRFRPGFWTAVFVVLFLAFCAVTVIRFSKGLGAVTHLSDQFPWGLWIGFDLLCGVGLAAGAFTLTAVVHLFNLKRFEPIVRPTILTGFLGYAFVIVALLLDLGQPWRIWHAIVYWNPHSVMFEVAWCVMLYTTVLAVEFSPAVFERFGFHAPARIIHRLITPLVIIGVILSTLHQSSLGSLYLIVPSKLHPLWYSPMLPLHFYISAIGAGIGMVILESYLSGRAFHRHLEMDLLEPLARGMVVALGIYGLMRLQAIRRNHAFGSILDFGYEGQMFLLEFTLGVILPVILMSFRRLRTNPNWLVGGAFLAVLGFVMNRLNVSITGMEAASGTRYLPSGMEIIVSLGLVATGMAVFAFAVRNFSIFPDGPVTDDHRSEEGA, from the coding sequence ATGAACACCCTCGCCACGCTCGCCCCCCGTCGGTTCCGTCCCGGTTTCTGGACGGCCGTCTTCGTCGTGCTCTTCCTGGCCTTCTGCGCCGTCACCGTGATCCGCTTCAGCAAGGGGCTTGGTGCCGTCACGCACCTGAGCGACCAGTTCCCCTGGGGCCTCTGGATCGGCTTCGACCTGCTCTGCGGCGTGGGCCTCGCCGCCGGCGCCTTCACCCTGACCGCCGTGGTCCACCTCTTCAACCTCAAGCGCTTCGAACCCATCGTGCGGCCGACCATCCTGACGGGCTTCCTCGGCTACGCCTTCGTGATCGTGGCCCTGCTGCTGGACCTCGGCCAGCCCTGGCGCATCTGGCATGCCATCGTCTATTGGAACCCCCACTCCGTCATGTTCGAAGTGGCCTGGTGCGTGATGCTCTACACCACCGTGCTGGCCGTGGAGTTCTCCCCGGCGGTCTTCGAGCGATTCGGCTTCCATGCCCCGGCGCGGATCATCCACCGGCTCATCACCCCGCTCGTCATCATCGGCGTGATCCTCTCGACCCTGCACCAGTCCTCGCTGGGATCGCTCTACCTCATCGTGCCCAGCAAGCTCCATCCGCTCTGGTACTCCCCCATGCTGCCCCTCCACTTCTACATCTCCGCCATCGGCGCGGGCATCGGCATGGTGATCCTGGAGTCCTACCTCAGCGGCCGGGCCTTCCATCGCCACCTGGAGATGGACCTGCTGGAGCCCCTGGCCCGCGGCATGGTCGTGGCCCTGGGCATCTACGGCCTCATGCGCCTGCAGGCCATTCGCCGCAATCACGCCTTCGGCAGCATCCTGGACTTCGGCTACGAGGGCCAGATGTTCCTGCTCGAGTTCACCCTGGGCGTGATCCTGCCGGTGATCCTGATGTCCTTCCGTCGTCTGCGCACCAACCCGAACTGGCTGGTGGGCGGGGCTTTCCTGGCGGTGCTGGGCTTCGTCATGAACCGCCTGAATGTCAGCATCACGGGCATGGAAGCGGCTTCGGGCACGCGCTACCTGCCCTCGGGCATGGAGATCATCGTCTCGCTGGGCCTGGTGGCCACGGGCATGGCGGTGTTCGCCTTCGCGGTGCGCAACTTCTCCATCTTCCCCGATGGTCCCGTGACCGATGACCATCGGTCGGAAGAGGGGGCCTGA
- a CDS encoding sensor histidine kinase, producing the protein MRTRIGTRLILGAGLSTALVIGGMAVVILRSHTAQLLAERTRSADQLSETIKSATHFDMLENRRDNLHRQIRSVGELQEEGIRKVRVFNKEGRIMFSSANEEIGTSLDIRGEACYACHAEGRPLERLEIQARARTFRAPDGTRVLGLINPIPNEPTCSTADCHAHSAKQSLLGVLDVNVSLAEVDREIAHSRTVIAASAILAMLVGSFILWWMNRRLVVEPVAALVAGTRRVGEGDLTTTIPVSGRHELGELAGAFNTMTQRLAETQGQLAQADKLASVGRLAAGVAHEINNPLTGVLSYASLLRKRMEGDASACEDLDVIVRETVRCRGIIRGLLDFARPTAPARKPMDLNEVVRRSVSVVMTQLSLNQVDLSLDLAAELPLAFADANQIQQVAVNLLLNAGDAIGTEGGIIRASTRPGPDGSIELVIKDSGRGIAAEDLPRIFEPFYTTKGNHGTGLGLAVSWGIVEAHGGALEVQSEPGQGTQFTLRIPTAAGSKDSPDGSQPPIPTTT; encoded by the coding sequence ATGCGAACCCGCATCGGCACCCGTCTGATCCTCGGCGCCGGCCTGTCGACGGCGCTGGTGATCGGCGGCATGGCGGTGGTCATCCTGCGGTCGCATACGGCCCAGCTCCTGGCCGAACGAACCCGCAGCGCCGACCAGCTGAGCGAAACGATCAAGAGCGCCACCCACTTCGACATGCTCGAGAACCGCCGGGACAACCTGCACCGGCAGATCCGCTCTGTGGGCGAGCTCCAGGAGGAGGGCATCCGCAAGGTCCGCGTCTTCAACAAGGAGGGGCGGATCATGTTCTCCTCGGCCAACGAGGAGATCGGCACCAGCCTCGATATCCGGGGCGAGGCCTGCTACGCCTGCCACGCGGAAGGACGGCCGCTGGAGCGCCTGGAAATCCAGGCCCGCGCCCGGACCTTCCGCGCCCCGGACGGAACGCGCGTCCTGGGCCTCATCAACCCCATCCCCAACGAACCGACCTGTTCGACGGCGGACTGCCACGCCCACAGCGCCAAGCAGAGCCTGCTGGGCGTGCTGGATGTGAATGTGTCGCTGGCGGAGGTGGACCGGGAGATCGCCCACAGCCGGACGGTGATCGCCGCTTCGGCCATCCTCGCCATGCTCGTGGGCAGCTTCATCCTCTGGTGGATGAACCGCCGGCTGGTGGTGGAGCCCGTGGCGGCACTGGTGGCGGGCACGCGACGGGTGGGCGAAGGGGACCTTACGACCACCATCCCGGTGAGCGGCCGCCATGAACTGGGCGAGCTGGCCGGGGCCTTCAACACCATGACCCAACGGCTGGCCGAGACCCAGGGGCAGCTGGCGCAGGCCGACAAGCTCGCTTCCGTGGGCCGGCTGGCCGCGGGCGTCGCCCATGAGATCAACAACCCGCTGACCGGCGTTCTCAGCTATGCCTCCCTGCTGCGGAAGCGGATGGAAGGCGACGCCTCCGCCTGCGAGGATCTCGATGTGATCGTCCGGGAGACGGTGCGCTGCCGGGGGATCATCCGGGGACTCCTGGATTTCGCCCGCCCCACGGCTCCGGCGCGGAAGCCCATGGACCTCAATGAAGTGGTGCGGCGGTCGGTGTCCGTCGTGATGACGCAGCTGTCGCTGAACCAAGTGGACCTGTCGCTGGACCTGGCGGCGGAACTGCCCCTGGCCTTCGCCGATGCCAACCAGATCCAGCAGGTGGCCGTGAACCTGCTGCTCAACGCAGGGGATGCCATCGGCACCGAGGGCGGGATCATCCGGGCCAGCACGCGGCCGGGGCCCGATGGCTCCATTGAGCTCGTCATCAAGGACAGCGGCCGCGGCATTGCCGCGGAAGACCTGCCCCGCATCTTCGAGCCCTTCTACACCACCAAGGGCAACCATGGCACGGGGCTGGGGCTCGCGGTCAGCTGGGGCATCGTCGAGGCCCACGGCGGCGCCCTCGAGGTGCAGAGCGAGCCCGGCCAGGGCACCCAATTCACCCTTCGCATTCCCACGGCAGCCGGATCCAAGGACTCTCCGGACGGCAGCCAGCCCCCCATTCCCACCACCACCTAG
- a CDS encoding response regulator, producing the protein MTALLIIIMFVAFVGIDFLVRTSLRRMHEKRERQAREAVLNTSIRLDFTHEAKSLKRVEVPNPKARIIAVDDEAVVLDSFRRILVLEGYSVDTVEHGPEALGLIQRNDYDFLFTDLKMPDMDGVDVVKAAKHLRPDVDVVVITGYGSIETAVQTLQQGACEYVQKPFTADELAEFAKKLLIKRNARIEAQRRPNVRVVAPEMAEVVSASEFCVPGGAFLSTGHAWVRIEPEGQIRVGIDDFVRKALGAVKTVVLPERGKVVKQGDPLFTLKGATGEVHVAAPLSGRIEHDNAGLLTDPGELMHSPYDRGWVCLMTPSDLAGELPALKIGQPVIDWYQDEITRLRTSDKPQAVGTDALDWKAFEQQFMGADARVQA; encoded by the coding sequence ATGACCGCCCTTTTGATCATCATCATGTTCGTTGCCTTCGTGGGCATCGACTTCCTGGTGCGTACGAGCCTCCGCCGCATGCACGAGAAACGGGAGCGCCAGGCCCGCGAAGCGGTCCTGAACACCTCGATCCGCCTGGACTTCACCCACGAGGCCAAGAGCCTCAAGCGCGTGGAGGTGCCCAATCCCAAGGCCCGGATCATCGCCGTGGACGACGAGGCGGTGGTGCTCGACTCCTTCCGCCGCATCCTGGTCCTGGAGGGCTACAGCGTCGACACCGTGGAGCATGGGCCGGAGGCCCTGGGCCTGATCCAGCGGAACGACTACGACTTCCTCTTCACCGACCTCAAGATGCCGGACATGGACGGCGTGGATGTGGTGAAGGCGGCGAAGCACCTGCGCCCCGATGTGGATGTGGTCGTCATCACCGGCTACGGCAGCATCGAGACCGCGGTCCAGACGCTCCAGCAGGGCGCCTGCGAGTATGTGCAGAAGCCCTTCACCGCCGACGAACTGGCGGAGTTCGCCAAGAAGCTGCTCATCAAGCGCAACGCGCGCATCGAAGCCCAGCGCCGTCCCAATGTGCGGGTGGTCGCGCCCGAAATGGCCGAGGTGGTGTCCGCCAGCGAATTCTGCGTGCCTGGCGGCGCCTTCCTGTCGACAGGTCATGCGTGGGTGCGGATCGAGCCTGAAGGCCAGATCCGCGTGGGCATCGATGATTTCGTGCGCAAGGCCCTGGGTGCCGTGAAGACGGTGGTGCTCCCCGAGCGGGGCAAGGTCGTGAAGCAGGGCGATCCCCTGTTCACGCTGAAAGGGGCCACGGGCGAAGTCCATGTGGCCGCGCCCCTCAGCGGCCGCATTGAGCATGACAACGCGGGCCTGCTCACGGATCCGGGCGAGCTCATGCACAGCCCCTACGACCGGGGCTGGGTCTGCCTGATGACGCCCTCCGACCTGGCCGGGGAACTCCCCGCCCTGAAGATCGGCCAGCCCGTCATCGACTGGTACCAGGATGAGATCACCCGCCTGCGGACCTCCGACAAGCCCCAGGCCGTCGGCACGGACGCACTGGACTGGAAGGCCTTCGAGCAGCAGTTCATGGGCGCGGACGCCCGCGTCCAGGCCTAG
- a CDS encoding DUF5694 domain-containing protein yields MRLQHLVPEAERTQVLVLGTFHLREVQARFQPAMVESLLQRLEAFRPDVVAVEALPGPHIHELELRSKATPIHEVLLDQFAEASLALGHEAQALLRLDMVQASRALVAQKGVPSEPAALATLTLQHLAAYEWPSALLAWSRIPEGSPARDRIPAALAAKLDAYLARVNEIQAVAIPLARKLGHARIACVDEFEAPEPLEQVMAALAVSRKEAPLLAGTAKAPVHRESQERRDAAVAAGDLLPYLRHLNSPAYAVADVDAQWAVYLRTHLKDGSDRGRLALWENRNLKIAGRIRALSALYPGKRIVVIYGAAHKPFLDAFLGLCSDLRIVQPEAVLKEAR; encoded by the coding sequence GTGCGCCTTCAGCACCTCGTTCCCGAAGCGGAACGCACCCAGGTCCTGGTGCTCGGGACCTTCCACCTCCGGGAGGTCCAGGCCCGGTTCCAGCCCGCCATGGTGGAGTCGCTCCTCCAGCGCCTGGAGGCGTTCAGGCCTGATGTGGTGGCCGTGGAGGCGCTCCCCGGGCCCCACATCCACGAGCTGGAGCTGCGATCCAAAGCCACCCCCATCCACGAGGTGCTGCTCGACCAGTTCGCCGAGGCGTCTCTGGCGCTGGGCCACGAGGCCCAGGCGCTTCTCCGCTTGGACATGGTGCAGGCCTCCCGGGCCCTCGTCGCGCAGAAGGGCGTGCCCTCGGAGCCTGCGGCCCTCGCGACTCTGACCCTCCAGCATCTGGCCGCCTACGAATGGCCCAGCGCGCTGCTCGCCTGGTCGCGGATCCCCGAGGGAAGCCCTGCGCGGGACCGGATACCCGCAGCCCTGGCGGCCAAGCTGGATGCCTACCTCGCCCGCGTCAACGAGATCCAGGCGGTGGCGATCCCCCTGGCCCGGAAGCTCGGCCACGCGCGGATCGCCTGCGTGGACGAGTTCGAGGCCCCGGAACCGTTGGAACAGGTCATGGCGGCCCTCGCCGTCTCCCGCAAGGAGGCGCCCCTGCTGGCCGGGACTGCGAAGGCGCCGGTCCACCGGGAGAGCCAGGAGCGCCGGGATGCGGCCGTGGCGGCGGGCGACCTGCTGCCCTACCTCCGCCACCTGAACTCGCCGGCCTATGCGGTGGCGGATGTGGACGCCCAGTGGGCCGTGTACCTGCGGACGCACCTGAAGGACGGCTCGGACCGGGGGCGTCTCGCCCTGTGGGAGAACCGGAACCTGAAGATCGCCGGGCGGATCCGGGCCCTCTCGGCCCTGTACCCGGGGAAGCGGATCGTGGTGATCTACGGCGCGGCCCACAAGCCGTTCCTGGATGCCTTCCTGGGCCTCTGCAGCGACCTGCGGATCGTCCAACCCGAGGCAGTGCTGAAGGAGGCCCGCTGA